From one Nitrospiria bacterium genomic stretch:
- a CDS encoding cohesin domain-containing protein, whose translation MKFNFLKTLGGFLIGLAIFIAGCGSEQPGQDTPPRATFVPAVRFPDSNTVYLVESPPGQQGNILTLEVQGFDINLGAVKEAQFNIDFSGSVVQFESFLEGGFLGAEDEVAYDIVTKPENPNRVFISISRTVNDPGKSGSGIFIKLRFKMVGIGSSPLSFSESKLIQPNGQEIVGFILKWFGGAIVNTGSR comes from the coding sequence ATGAAATTTAATTTTCTAAAAACTTTGGGTGGGTTCCTGATAGGGTTGGCCATTTTCATTGCTGGGTGCGGAAGTGAGCAACCCGGGCAGGATACCCCTCCTAGGGCGACTTTTGTTCCCGCGGTCCGTTTTCCAGACTCCAATACCGTATATTTGGTTGAGAGTCCTCCAGGCCAGCAGGGAAATATATTGACGCTAGAGGTTCAAGGGTTTGACATTAATTTAGGGGCAGTGAAAGAGGCCCAATTTAATATCGATTTCTCGGGGTCTGTGGTTCAATTTGAGAGTTTTTTAGAAGGGGGGTTTTTGGGGGCAGAAGATGAAGTGGCATATGACATTGTCACAAAGCCAGAAAACCCAAATCGGGTTTTTATTTCCATTTCCAGAACGGTTAATGACCCGGGAAAATCCGGAAGTGGGATTTTTATCAAACTACGCTTTAAAATGGTGGGGATTGGAAGTAGTCCTTTAAGCTTCTCGGAATCCAAACTGATTCAACCCAACGGGCAAGAAATAGTCGGTTTTATTC